From Meiothermus sp., a single genomic window includes:
- a CDS encoding PEGA domain-containing protein, translating into MNALLLWILGILGVLLLLWGLTRLQRGGLSWMGFGLLLGVLGLGGAWAHQQYGASVFWVLGVLGVLLLVWALLNLRSRLAGWAAALAVLLALTGFGSIVLLSSSSPNLLNSGNIPNPLSNFRTGPTAPPSTTLPTPEAATPAEPSPSPTSPEPTPTPPEPSLPQTTPEPSPTPPSPPAPSGSIREVEPACPCLLNITVKAPSPTVRILQGTQEIASSKLERSSFLLEAGDYTLQVEAPGYRTFSALINVPRNKNLEVELVQ; encoded by the coding sequence ATGAACGCGCTGTTACTCTGGATTTTAGGCATTCTGGGGGTGCTCCTTTTGCTCTGGGGGCTTACCCGCCTGCAACGCGGGGGGCTGTCCTGGATGGGCTTTGGTCTGCTTCTGGGGGTATTGGGGCTGGGCGGGGCCTGGGCACACCAACAGTATGGCGCCTCGGTCTTTTGGGTGCTGGGGGTGCTGGGGGTGCTGCTCTTGGTCTGGGCTCTGCTAAACCTCCGGAGCCGCCTGGCCGGCTGGGCCGCAGCCTTGGCCGTGCTGCTGGCACTCACCGGCTTTGGCAGCATTGTGCTCCTCAGTAGCAGCAGTCCAAACCTGCTCAACTCTGGCAACATCCCCAACCCGCTCAGCAACTTCCGCACCGGCCCCACCGCTCCACCCAGCACAACCCTCCCCACCCCGGAGGCAGCTACGCCGGCAGAACCCAGCCCCTCCCCAACCAGCCCCGAACCCACTCCCACCCCGCCAGAACCAAGTCTGCCGCAAACCACTCCGGAACCCTCGCCCACCCCACCCAGCCCTCCCGCGCCCTCGGGCAGCATTCGTGAGGTAGAGCCGGCCTGTCCATGTTTGCTCAACATCACGGTCAAGGCCCCCAGCCCTACCGTTCGTATCCTGCAAGGCACCCAAGAGATTGCCAGCAGCAAGCTGGAGCGCTCGAGTTTCCTGCTCGAGGCGGGCGACTACACCCTACAGGTCGAGGCGCCCGGCTACCGCACCTTCAGTGCACTGATTAATGTGCCTCGCAACAAAAACCTGGAAGTTGAGCTGGTGCAGTAG